A window from Solanum stenotomum isolate F172 chromosome 5, ASM1918654v1, whole genome shotgun sequence encodes these proteins:
- the LOC125863749 gene encoding uncharacterized protein LOC125863749, giving the protein MRDMIIEQNDTIAAIRRENNVVPPNNVRPQVRRNVPHIPFVNPEYDNDDFDVEFNLERRDRRGQRGRVEDDNINSIKMKMPSFKGTRDPDLYLDWERRVEAIFDCHNYSEGKKVKLAVVEFSDYAASWWKKLARDRLQEELPPIATWAEMKRVMRKRFIPSYFQRDLQSRLQRLKQGSMSVDEYFKSMDMAMIQANCMEEEEATIARFLNGLNTEIANVVEIQQYVTLDELVDLSVKVEKQIEKKQQNNSWRSRPNTISKKPWSTQEGKAPSKPQDDRGKGKVEEGGKTFNPKSSKPSSSIQCHKCHGRGHMMHECPSRRNILLRENGEYESEKSEGEEEEGEGVSEEDDLELPNDGIIGVVRRIMTINLGSVDEGQRENLFHTRCGIKGKTYSMIIDGGSCANVVSSYLVDKLGIACMKRSTPYRLQWLNDCGEVKVNKQCMISFNVGRYEDEILCDVVPMQACHVLLGRPWQYDRQNFEDVFPDDTPKGLPPLRGIEHQIDFVPGSQLPNRPAYRSNPEETKELQRQVEELLEKGFVRESMSPCSVPVLLVPKKDGTWRMCFVVSSKGVEVDDEKIKAIKEWPKPNSVTEVRSFHGLASFYRRFVRDFSTIAAPLTEVIKKDKVFTWGKEQDDAFNLLKDKLCSAPLLQLPDFSKSFEVECDASGKGIGAVLMQDSKPIAYFSEKLSGATLNYSTYDKELYALVRALATWQHYLWPREFVVKTDHESLKYLKSQGKLSRRHAKWVEFIETFPYVIAYKQGKENVVADALSRRYKFNLQDEFLFKENKLCVPNCSLRELFVREAHCGGLMGHFGVPKTLEILSEHFYWPSMRKDVEKVCSYCLECKQAKSRTLPHGLYTPLPVSNSPWIDISMDFILGLPRTKYGKDSIFVVVDRFSKMARFIPCKKTNDASHVADLFVKEVVKLHGIPRTIVSDRDAKFLSHFWRILWGKLGTKLLFSTSCHPQTDGQTEVVNRTLGNMLRAILKGKLTSWEDYLPIVEFAYNRTFHSSTGKTPFEVVYGFNPLTPLDLLPLPLVWVHMRKERFPSKRKTKLDPRGSGPYKVLERIGDNAYKLDLPGEFQI; this is encoded by the exons ATGAGGGATATGATTATCGAGCAGAATGACACCATAGCTGCAATTAGGAGGGAGAATAATGTTGTACCCCCAAATAATGTTAGACCCCAAGTTAGAAGGAATGTACCCCATATCCCTTTTGTAAATCCtgaatatgataatgatgattttgatgttgaatttaATCTAGAAAGAAGAGATAGGAGGGGACAAAGAGGTAGAGTAGAAgatgataatataaatagtataaagatgaagatgccATCTTTCAAGGGGACAAGGGATCCAGACTTGTACCTTGATTGGGAGAGACGAGTTGAAGCCATCTTTGATTGCCATAACTACTCTGAGGGTAAGAAAGTTAAACTTGCTGTTGTTGAGTTTTCTGATTATGCTGCTTCTTGGTGGAAAAAGCTTGCTAGGGACAGATTGCAAGAGGAGCTACCACCTATTGCTACGTGGGCAGAGATGAAGAGGGTAATGAGGAAGCGATTTATTCCATCATACTTCCAAAGAGATCTACAATCTCGCCTTCAACGCTTGAAGCAAGGCTCCATGTCGGTGGATGAGTACTTCAAAAGCATGGATATGGCTATGATCCAAGCTAACTGcatggaggaagaagaggctACAATAGCTagatttttaaatggtttaaataCAGAAATAGCTAATGTAGTAGAGATACAACAATATGTAACTTTAGATGAGTTAGTTGATTTGTctgtaaaagttgaaaaacaaattgagaaaaagcaGCAAAATAACTCATGGAGAAGTCGACCAAACACTATCTCTAAGAAGCCATGGTCAACTCAAGAGGGGAAAGCTCCTTCCAAACCTCAAGATGAtagaggtaaaggtaaggttGAGGAGGGAGGTAAAACCTTTAATCCTAAATCTTCTAAACCTTCAAGTTCTATTCAATGTCACAAATGTCATGGAAGGGGGCATATGATGCATGAATGTCCAAGTAGAAGAAACATCCTACTTAGAGAGAATGGAGAATATGAGAGTGAAAAAAGTGagggggaagaagaagagggagaagGTGTAAGTGAGGAAGATGATTTGGAACTGCCTAATGATGGTATAATTGGGGTGGTTAGGAGAATTATGACTATCAATTTGGGTAGTGTTGATGAAGGGCAGAGAGAGAATTTGTTTCATACTAGGTGTGGGATAAAAGGGAAGACTTATTCTATGATTATTGATGGGGGAAGTTGTGCAAATGTGGTGAGTTCATACTTGGTGGATAAACTAGGAATTGCATGCATGAAGCGCTCTACCCCATATAGGCTCCAATGGTTGAATGATTGTGGAgaagtaaaagtaaacaaacaatgcatgatttcattcaATGTTGGTAGGTATGAAGATGAGATTCTTTGTGATGTAGTTCCAATGCAAGCATGTCATGTTTTACTTGGCCGACCTTGGCAGTATGATAG gcagAATTTTGAAGATGTTTTTCCTGATGACACTCCAAAGGGATTGCCACCTTTGAGAGGGATTGAGCACCAAATAGACTTTGTGCCTGGGTCTCAACTTCCTAATAGGCCTGCCTATAGGAGCAATCCTGAAGAGACCAAAGAATTACAAAGGCAAGTTGAAGAATTGCTTGAAAAGGGATTTGTTCGAGAGAGTATGAGCCCATGCTCTGTTCCAGTCCTATTGGTCCCCAAAAAGGATGGAACATGGAGGATGT GTTTTGTGGTCAGTTCTAAGGGAGTTGAAGTAGATGATGAGAAAATCAAGGCAATAAAAGAATGGCCTAAACCTAATAGTGtaactgaagttaggagttttcatGGACTTGCTAgtttttataggaggtttgtgCGAGACTTTAGCACCATTGCTGCTCCTTTAACTGaagttattaaaaaagataaggTTTTTACATGGGGAAAGGAACAAGATGATGCATTTAACTTGCTGAAGGATAAATTGTGTTCTGCTCCTCTTTTGCAATTGCCTGATTTTTCTAagtcttttgaagttgagtgTGATGCCTCTGGTAAGGGCATAGGTGCAGTTTTGATGCAAGACTCCAAGCCAATTGCCTACTTTAGTGAAAAGCTAAGTGGAGCAACattgaactactcaacttatgaTAAGGAGCTATATGCCTTGGTGAGGGCGTTAGCTACATGGCAGCACTACTTGTGGCCTCGAGAATTTGTGGTCAAGACTGATCATGAGTCATTAAAATACttgaagagccaaggtaaactTAGTCGTAGGCATGCTAAATGGGTAGAGTTTATTGAAACTTTTCCTTATGTAATTGCTTACAAACAAGGAAAGGAGAATGTGGTTGCTGATGCACTCTCAAGAAGGTAT aaatttaatcttcaagatgaatttctattcaaggaaaataaattatgtgttcctaactgCTCGTTGCGTGAACTATTTGTTAGGGAAGCACATTGTGGAGGGCTAATGGGACATTTTGGTGTACCCAAAACACTGGAAATACTTTCTGAACATTTTTATTGGCCTAGCATGAGAAaggatgttgaaaaagtgtgttctTATTGTCTTGAATGTAAACAGGCTAAGTCTAGAACATTGCCGCATGGTCTTTATACTCCTTTACCTGTTTCTAATTCCCCTTGGATTGATATTTCTATGGATTTCATATTGGGGCTGCCAAGGACTAAGTATGGTAAGGATAGTATATTTGTGGTAGTAgatagattttctaaaatggCTCGTTTTATCCCATGTAAAAAGACTAATGATGCATCTCATGTGGCTGACTTGTTTGTAAAGGAAGTGGTTAAATTGCATGGAATACCTAGAACTATTGTTAGTGATAGGGATGCCAAGTTCTTAAGTCACTTTTGGAGAATTCTTTGGGGAAAGTTGGGAACTAAATTGCTATTTTCTACATCTTGTCACCCACAAACGGACGGGCAAACGGAAGTGGTTAATAGAACTTTAGGGAACATGTTGAGGGCTATTTTGAAAGGAAAGTTGACTTCTTGGGAAGATTACTTACCTATTgtagaatttgcttataataggACCTTCCATTCTTCTACTGGTAAGACTCCTTTTGAAGTTGTATATGGATTCAACCCCCTTACCCCCCTTGATTTATTGCCTTTGCC CTTGGTTTGGGTGCATATGCGAAAGGAAAGATTTCCTTCCAAAAGAAAGACCAAACTAGATCCTAGAGGAAGTGGGCCATACAAAGTCCTTGAAAGGATTGGAGACAATGCTTATAAACTTGATCTTCCTGGTGAGTTCCAA atttga